The genomic DNA GCTCAACCTGGCGTCCAACGAGTACTTCTCCGCCGTCAAACGCACTGCCCTGAACGCGCGGATCATCAATGCCGACTTCAAGGATCTGAAGAATGGTCAGTACAAGATCATCAGCTTCTACGCGAAGAAAGCCCGTGGCCTGATGAGCCGCTTCGTGATCCAGGAAAGAATCAACGATCCAGCCCAGCTCAAGCAATTCGATGTGCAGGGTTATCGCTACAGCGCCGAGCAATCGAAACCGGACAATCTGGTATTTTTGCGCGACCACGCCCCCGAATAAAGCATGCCCATTGCACGACTCTTTCTATAAGGAGTCGTGCAGCTCGCACGATGTCAAAAATCCCCCGCCTGTTTTCGCCATTTTTATGGCGCCAAAATAATACCCCCATCTTTTCTAATATTAGTTTCACTCGACACTGATCATTTTTTTCAGTAGTGGCACCTAAATTTTTTCACCGTAGTGGCACAAAACTATCTAATGTGATTATTCGCCTGTTATTAAAGGTCGAAAACGAAAGTGCTATCAAATTGAGACCAGTGCCATCTACGACAATATTTCAAGAAATTTCAGATTTCGCGATGAGCGGGCAGGAACTTCGTCCAAATGCATAGCTCATACCACCGGTAACGATTCTCGCCGAGTTTGTACGAGATAACTTACGTTAGGCAGATAGCCATGTAACCAAGTTGTCACAGCAACTTGCCTAGATGACTAACCAGTCTGAAAACAACTAGATGGACAGGAGATAGGCACTATTTATATCCCCTGCAAGGCCATGGCCGCGCCCCCACAAACGTGCTCGCCTGAGCACCCAACCGCTTGATCTAAAAGGCCAAAGTCTGACATCAAGCGCGTAAGAACGACTGCGCCAAGATCTTCAAACATGAAGATTGGCTGCAAAACAGGGCAAGTCATAACAACAAGGCCTGGTTGCGCACATCTTGAGTGCACTTATTTAGACACTCGGAACTTAGTATGCCTGCACACGGCATTGTGGCGCCTGCATGCCGCACTTTCGAGTGCACTAGTGAACGCTGAACACCATTAACTCCGGCCCTTTAACGGCCTGATATATACAGAGGTAATTGCGATGCGCATCAGCATATTTGGTTTGGGTTACGTTGGCGCAGTATGTGCCGGTTGCCTGTCTGCACGCGGCCATGACGTGGTTGGCGTCGATGTTGCCAAAGACAAGATCGACATGATCAACGCTGGCAAATCCCCCATTGTTGAACCGGGTCTGGGCGAACTTCTGCAACAGGGTATTCAGACCGGTCGTCTACGTGGCACGACCAACTTCGCCGAGGCGATTCGTGACACCGACCTGTCGATGATCTGCGTCGGCACGCCGAGCAAGAAGAACGGCGACCTGGAACTGAACTACATCGAAGCGGTATGCCGTGAGATCGGTTTTGTCCTGCGTGAAAAATCCACCCGCCACACCATCGTCGTGCGCAGCACCGTGCTGCCGGGCACCGTCGCCAATGTGGTCATCCCGATCCTCGAAGATTGCTCCGGCAAGAAGGCTGGCGTTGATTTCGGCGTCGCGGTCAACCCAGAGTTCCTGCGTGAATCCACCGCCATCGCCGACTACGACCTGCCACCGATGACCGTCATCGGCGAGTTCGACAAGGCTTCGGGTGACGTTCTGCAATCGCTGTACGAAGAACTCGATGCGCCGATCATCCGCAAGGACATCGCTGTCGCCGAGATGATCAAGTACACCTGCAACGTCTGGCACGCGACCAAAGTGACCTTCGCCAACGAGATCGGCAACATCGCCAAAGCCGTCGGCGTCGATGGCCGTGAAGTGATGGAAGTGGTCTGCCAGGACAAGACCCTCAACCTGTCCCAGTACTACATGCGTCCGGGCTTCGCGTTCGGCGGCTCGTGCCTGCCAAAAGACGTGCGCGCGCTGACCTACCGTGCAGGTTCTCTGGACGTCGAAGCGCCGCTGCTCAACTCGCTGATGCGCAGCAACGAATCGCAAGTGCAGAACGCTTTCGACATCGTTGAAAGCCACGACAAACGCAAAGTCGCCCTGCTTGGTCTGAGTTTCAAGGCCGGCACCGACGACCTGCGCGAGAGCCCGCTGGTAGAGCTGGCCGAAATGCTGATCGGCAAGGGTTACGACCTGAGCATCTACGACAGCAACGTCGAGTACGCCCGTGTTCACGGCGCGAACAAGGACTACATCGAGTCGAAAATCCCGCACGTATCGTCCCTGCTCAACGCGGACTTCGATTCGGTGATCGACAACTGCGACGTGATCATCCTCGGCAACCGCGACGAGAAATTCCGCGCGCTGGCTCAGCAAGCACCGCACGGCAAACAGGTCATCGACCTGGTCGGCTTCATGGCCAAAGCCACCGACGCTGGCACCCGTACCGAAGGCATCTGCTGGTAAAGCAGCCCTGTAGGAGCTGTCGAGTGAAACGAGGCTGCGATCTTTTCGGGAACACCAAAATCCCAAGCGAAAGATCAAAAGATCGCAGCCTTCGGCAGCTCCTACATGTCCTTGCAAGTTTTTGTAAGCCTGCCTTAACCCCATCGGGCCCGGCCCGAGATAGAGACGGATGCAGATTATGCACAGGCTAAAGCACGGCCTACTTCAGGCCGCCGGTTGGCTGTTTTACCTAAGTTTGTTGATGGGCCTGGCCTTGATGCTGCCCACGTCCACATTCGACTCCGAGTCGAAGGACTTCATTTTCCTGATTGGCGCCGTGGGTATCTGGCGCTACTCGATGGGTGCAACGCACTTTGTGCGAGGCATGATTTTTCTCTACATCGTCTACCCGCATCTGCGCCGTAAAGTGCGCAAGCTGGGTAAGGCGGCGGATCCGTCGCATGTGTTTCTGATGGTCACCAGTTTCCGTATCGACGCGCTGACCACGGCGCAGGTCTACAGCTCGGTGATCCGCGAAGCCATCGACTGCGAACTGCCGACCACCGTGGTCTGCTCGATCGTCGAAATGTCCGATGAGCTGCTGGTCAAGGCACTGTGGGCACGGATGAATCCGCCGGAACGCGTGAAGCTCGACTTCGTGCGCATTCCCGGCACCGGCAAACGTGATGGCCTGGCCTACGGTTTCCGCGCGATCTCCCGTCACCTGCCGGATGACCGCGCCGTGGTCGCCGTGATCGATGGCGACACCGTGCTCGGCGAAGGCACCGTGCGCAAAACCGTGCCGTGGTTCCAGTTGTTCGGCAACGTCGGCGGCCTGACCACCAACGAGTTCTGCGAAGTACGCGGCGGCTACATCATGAGCGAATGGCACAAGCTGCGTTTCGCCCAGCGTCACATCAACATGTGCTCGATGGCCCTGTCCAAGCGTGTGCTGACCATGACCGGGCGCATGTCGGTGTTCCGTGCCACCGTGGTCACCAACCCGGAGTTCATCGCCGACGTTGAAAGCGACTCGCTGCAACACTGGCGTCTGGGCCGTTTCAAGTTTTTGACCGGCGACGACAAGTCGAGCTGGTTCAGCCTGATGCGTCTGGGTTACGACACCTTTTACGTGCCTGACGCGGCGATCAACACCGTTGAACACCCGCCGGAAAAGAGCTTCATCAAGGCCAGTCGCAAACTGATGTTCCGCTGGTACGGCAACAACCTGCGACAGAACTCCCGCGCCTTGGGCCTGGGTGTGAAACGCCTCGGCGCCTTCACCTCGGTGGTGCTGTTCGACCAGCGCGTGTCGATGTGGACGTCGCTGCTCGGCCTGACCGTGGCGCTCATCGCCAGCTTCAAGTACGGCACCGCGTTCATCCTGGTGTACCTGCTGTGGATCGGCATCACCCGCCTGATCCTGACCTTGCTGTTGTCCTGCTCAGGTCACCGCATCGGCCCGGCTTACCCAGCGATTCTGTATTACAACCAGATCGTCGGTGCGCTGGTGAAGATCTACGTGTTCTTCCGCCTCGACCAACAATCCTGGACTCGCCAGCCCACTTCCCTGACCCGTGATCTCGCCAGCTTTCAACGTTGGTTCAACACCTGGTCGTCTCGGACCATGACCTTCTCCGCCGGCAGCATTTTCGTCGCCGTGCTGCTGATGATGGTCTGACCGCCCCCTTATTGAATTAACAAGGAAATCGCCCCTATGAATACCGCCGTCAACGCCAACGTAGTGCATGAATCCGAAGCCCAGCGCCAACACGCCCGCGTGAAAATCCCGGCCAAACTGCGCTTCTTCGGTCCCGACCGGACGCCGATGGAAGCGCGGGTCCTCGACCTGTCCGCCGGTGGTCTGGCGTTCAACGCCGGGCAAATGCCGCTGACCATCGGCGAGGTGTACAAGGCCCGCCTGCAATTCGTCATCGACAACCTCGGCCTGGCCATGGACGTTGAACTGCAAGTGCGCTCCTTCGACCGCCAGACCGGCCGTACCGGCTGCCAGTTCCAGAACCTCGAGCCGCAGGATATTTCCACCCTGCGCCACTTGATCACTTCGCACCTGGCCGGCGACATCGTCAGCATGGGTGAGGTGCTGGCAACTCTGCAGCGTGACAACTTCACCAAGGCGCGCAAGGTCAAGGACGGCGGCAGCGGCATGACCCCGTTCGGGCGTTTGAAAGCAGTGACCTTCAGTGCCGGTATTTTTGCGGTCGGCCTGGTTGCAGCGGGTTTCATTTTCAAATCGGTGTACGGCATGTACTTCGTCAGCCATGCGCAGGCTGGCCTGGTCAGCGTACCGGGCATGAACATCACCATGCCGCGTGACGGCACCGTGCAGAGTCTGGTCAAGTCCGACGGCGTCGCCGCCAAAGGCGCACCGCTGGCGACCTTCAGCACCAGCATGCTCGACGTGCTCAAAGGGCATCTGGAAGAAGACCAACTGTCCCCGGCCAAGGTTGAAGAACTGTTCGGCAAGCAAATGACCGGCACCCTGACCTCGCCGTGCGATTGCACCGTGGCCCAGCAACTGGTGGCCGACGGTCAATACGCCAGCAAGGGTGACGTGATCTTCCAACTGGTACCGCGCAACACCCAGGCCAATGTGGAAGCGCGCTTCTCCTATCGCCAGTTTGGCGACGTGCGTCCGGGCACCCCGGTGAGCTTCCAGATCGCCGGCGAAGACAAGATCCGCACCGGCAAGATCGTCAGCAGCACCAGCCTGAAAAGCGCCGACCTGTCCTCCGATATCCGCGTACAGATCCAGCCTGACGAGCCGCTCGACAGCAGCCTCGCCGGCCGCCCGGTGGAAGTGAACAGCGACCGTGGCCCGAACCTGAACTGGCTGATCGACAAAGCCATGGCTGCCGGTCTTTAAGTCGAGGACATGCCTGTGACTACTCATATCTTCAACACACCGCCGACCCTGTGGGAGCGAGCCTGCTCGCGAAAGGGTCAGCACGGTCTGTCTGATGTACCGAGTCGACTGCTTCGCGAGCAGGTCGGATCGCCGCACCGTCGCTCCCACATGGGACTAGTGGTGTGCTCGCTGGCATTGGCAGTCAGTCTCGCCGGTTGCGCTGGCCTGCCCGACCAGCGTCTGGCCAACGAAGCGCTCAAGCGTGGCGATACCGCCACCGCTGCGCAGAATTATCAGCAACTGGCCGACCTGGGTTACAGCGAAGCGCAAGTCGGCCTCGCCGATATCCAGGTCGACAGCCGCGACCCCGCGCAGATGAAACAGGCTGAAGCGACCTATCGCGCAGCGGCCAGTGTTTCACCGCGTGCTCAGGCACGTCTGGGTCGCTTGCTGGTGGCCAAACCGGGTTCGACCGAAGCCGAGCATCAGGAAGCCGAAAGCCTGCTGAAAAAAGCCGCCGCCCATGGCGAAGGCAACACGTTGATCCCGCTGGCGATGCTGTACCTGCAATACCCGCACAGCTTCCCGAACATCAACGCGCAGCAGCAGATCGATCAGTGGCGCAAATCCGGCTACCCGGAAGCAGGTCTGGCGCAAGTGCTTCTGTATCGCACCCAAGGCACTTACGACCAGCACCTGGATGACGTGGAAAAGATCTGCAAAGCCGCGCTCAACACCACCGACATCTGCTACGTCGAACTGGCCACGGTCTATCAGAAACGTGCCCAGCCGGAGCAACAGGCCGAGCTGATCAAGCAGATGCAGACCGGTTACAGCCGTGGCACCGTCACCGCTCAACGCGTCGATTCGGTTGCCCGTGTGCTGGCCGATTCGACCTTGGGCAAGACCGACGAAAAAACCGCGCAGTCGTTGCTCGAGCCGATCGCTCCAGGCTACCCGGCGTCGTGGGTCACCCTCGCGCAATTGCTTTACGACTTCCCCGAACTGGGCGACGTCGACCAAATGATGAAGTACCTGGACAACGGCCGCGCCGCCGACCAGCCGCGTGCCGAGCTGTTGCTGGGCAAGCTCTACTACGAAGGCAAAGTGGTTCCGGCTGATGCGAAAGTCGCCGAAGAACATTTCCAGAAAGCCGTTGGCCGTGAAGTCGCCGCCGACTATTACCTCGGCCAGATCTATCGCCGTGGTTACCTGGGCAAGGTTTACCCGCAGAAGGCCCTCGACCACCTGCTGACCGCTGCGCGCAACGGCCAGAACAGCGCCGACTTCGCCATCGCCCAGCTGTTTTCCCAAGGCAAGGGCACCAAGCCCGACGCACTCAATGCTTATGTGTTCAGCCAACTGGCCAAGGCGCAAAACACCCCGCAAGCCGATGAACTGGCGACCACCCTCGCCGCGCAGTTGCCGCCCGAGCGTCTGGCCGAAGCCCAGCGCCTGCTGCAACAGGAACAGGCCAGCCGTGGCGCCCTGAATCAGAACACGCTGCAACTGCACGCCCTGCAAGAAGAAGACGGCGAGGAAAAACTATGAAGCTCAATCCATTCGTGAAGGCCGGTATTGGCCTCACCTTCGCCCTGATCTGGTCTTGCCCGACACTGGCCGCGATGACTGAAAGCAAAAACTTCGGCCTGGAAGTGAAAGTCACCGGCCAGTCCGAAGACGACCGCGACCTCGGCACCGCCAGTGGCGGCGACGTCAACGGTGTCGGCCTCGACCTGCGTCCGTGGGTCTACGGCGAAAGCGGCGCGTGGAGCGCCTACGCCATGGGCCAAGCGGTGACCTCGACCGACATCATCGAGACCGACACCCTGCAGCAGTCCGACAGCGACGGCACCCAGACCACCGACTACGGTGATCGCAAGACCAAGAAAAACTACTTGGCGATGCGTGAGTTCTGGGTCGGCTACAGCGGCCTCACCCCGTACCCGGGCGAGATGCTCAAGTTCGGTCGCCAGCGCCTGCGCAATGACGACGGCCAGTGGCGCGACACCAACATCGAAGCGCTGAACTGGACCTTCGACACCACCCTGTTGCGCGCCAACGCCGGTGTTGCCGAACGCTTCAGCGAATACCGCACCGACCTCAAAGAGCTGGCACCCAAAGACAAGGATCGCCTGCACGCCTACGCCGATGCCGCTTACCAGTGGACACCCGGCAACTGGGTCGGCATTCGCGGTCACCACACCCACGACGACGGCAAACTGGATTATCCTGAGCCGGGCGTGGCCGCTGATTCGCTGGACAAGAAAGAGAACGGCGACATCAGCTGGCTCGGCCTCACCGCTGACAGCGACGCCTACAACTGGCGCAACACCAACACCGTCAACTACTGGGGCAGCATCACCGGCATGAGCGGCGACCGCGACACGGTCAACGCGCTGAACGCCGATGGCTCGCGCCCGGCGCAAGCCAAGCGCAGCGATGATGTGAATGGCTGGGCCACCGACATTGGTGTGCGTCTGCGCCTCGATCCGCAATGGCAGGTCGGCGCCGCGTATGCCCGCGCCAGCGCCGATTACGAACAGACCGGTCTGGAGAGCAACCGCTCGAACTACACCGGCACCCGTTCGCGGGTTCACCGTTTCGGCGAAGCCTTCCGCGGCGAAATGAACAACATGCAAACCGCCACCCTGTTCGGTTCGTGG from Pseudomonas baetica includes the following:
- a CDS encoding alginate biosynthesis protein Alg44, producing the protein MNTAVNANVVHESEAQRQHARVKIPAKLRFFGPDRTPMEARVLDLSAGGLAFNAGQMPLTIGEVYKARLQFVIDNLGLAMDVELQVRSFDRQTGRTGCQFQNLEPQDISTLRHLITSHLAGDIVSMGEVLATLQRDNFTKARKVKDGGSGMTPFGRLKAVTFSAGIFAVGLVAAGFIFKSVYGMYFVSHAQAGLVSVPGMNITMPRDGTVQSLVKSDGVAAKGAPLATFSTSMLDVLKGHLEEDQLSPAKVEELFGKQMTGTLTSPCDCTVAQQLVADGQYASKGDVIFQLVPRNTQANVEARFSYRQFGDVRPGTPVSFQIAGEDKIRTGKIVSSTSLKSADLSSDIRVQIQPDEPLDSSLAGRPVEVNSDRGPNLNWLIDKAMAAGL
- a CDS encoding alginate export family protein; translated protein: MKLNPFVKAGIGLTFALIWSCPTLAAMTESKNFGLEVKVTGQSEDDRDLGTASGGDVNGVGLDLRPWVYGESGAWSAYAMGQAVTSTDIIETDTLQQSDSDGTQTTDYGDRKTKKNYLAMREFWVGYSGLTPYPGEMLKFGRQRLRNDDGQWRDTNIEALNWTFDTTLLRANAGVAERFSEYRTDLKELAPKDKDRLHAYADAAYQWTPGNWVGIRGHHTHDDGKLDYPEPGVAADSLDKKENGDISWLGLTADSDAYNWRNTNTVNYWGSITGMSGDRDTVNALNADGSRPAQAKRSDDVNGWATDIGVRLRLDPQWQVGAAYARASADYEQTGLESNRSNYTGTRSRVHRFGEAFRGEMNNMQTATLFGSWMLNDEYDASLIYHKFWRVDGSKPVGSNGINAVENNTDDVTGAILSSTSLPLQDGNKDLGQEMDLVVTKYFKQGLLPAALSQSIDEPSALVRFRGGVFKPGDAYGSQVDSYMHRAFIDVIWRF
- a CDS encoding nucleotide sugar dehydrogenase codes for the protein MRISIFGLGYVGAVCAGCLSARGHDVVGVDVAKDKIDMINAGKSPIVEPGLGELLQQGIQTGRLRGTTNFAEAIRDTDLSMICVGTPSKKNGDLELNYIEAVCREIGFVLREKSTRHTIVVRSTVLPGTVANVVIPILEDCSGKKAGVDFGVAVNPEFLRESTAIADYDLPPMTVIGEFDKASGDVLQSLYEELDAPIIRKDIAVAEMIKYTCNVWHATKVTFANEIGNIAKAVGVDGREVMEVVCQDKTLNLSQYYMRPGFAFGGSCLPKDVRALTYRAGSLDVEAPLLNSLMRSNESQVQNAFDIVESHDKRKVALLGLSFKAGTDDLRESPLVELAEMLIGKGYDLSIYDSNVEYARVHGANKDYIESKIPHVSSLLNADFDSVIDNCDVIILGNRDEKFRALAQQAPHGKQVIDLVGFMAKATDAGTRTEGICW
- the algK gene encoding alginate biosynthesis TPR repeat lipoprotein AlgK, which translates into the protein MPVTTHIFNTPPTLWERACSRKGQHGLSDVPSRLLREQVGSPHRRSHMGLVVCSLALAVSLAGCAGLPDQRLANEALKRGDTATAAQNYQQLADLGYSEAQVGLADIQVDSRDPAQMKQAEATYRAAASVSPRAQARLGRLLVAKPGSTEAEHQEAESLLKKAAAHGEGNTLIPLAMLYLQYPHSFPNINAQQQIDQWRKSGYPEAGLAQVLLYRTQGTYDQHLDDVEKICKAALNTTDICYVELATVYQKRAQPEQQAELIKQMQTGYSRGTVTAQRVDSVARVLADSTLGKTDEKTAQSLLEPIAPGYPASWVTLAQLLYDFPELGDVDQMMKYLDNGRAADQPRAELLLGKLYYEGKVVPADAKVAEEHFQKAVGREVAADYYLGQIYRRGYLGKVYPQKALDHLLTAARNGQNSADFAIAQLFSQGKGTKPDALNAYVFSQLAKAQNTPQADELATTLAAQLPPERLAEAQRLLQQEQASRGALNQNTLQLHALQEEDGEEKL
- the alg8 gene encoding mannuronan synthase produces the protein MHRLKHGLLQAAGWLFYLSLLMGLALMLPTSTFDSESKDFIFLIGAVGIWRYSMGATHFVRGMIFLYIVYPHLRRKVRKLGKAADPSHVFLMVTSFRIDALTTAQVYSSVIREAIDCELPTTVVCSIVEMSDELLVKALWARMNPPERVKLDFVRIPGTGKRDGLAYGFRAISRHLPDDRAVVAVIDGDTVLGEGTVRKTVPWFQLFGNVGGLTTNEFCEVRGGYIMSEWHKLRFAQRHINMCSMALSKRVLTMTGRMSVFRATVVTNPEFIADVESDSLQHWRLGRFKFLTGDDKSSWFSLMRLGYDTFYVPDAAINTVEHPPEKSFIKASRKLMFRWYGNNLRQNSRALGLGVKRLGAFTSVVLFDQRVSMWTSLLGLTVALIASFKYGTAFILVYLLWIGITRLILTLLLSCSGHRIGPAYPAILYYNQIVGALVKIYVFFRLDQQSWTRQPTSLTRDLASFQRWFNTWSSRTMTFSAGSIFVAVLLMMV